The proteins below are encoded in one region of Rhodothermales bacterium:
- a CDS encoding AGE family epimerase/isomerase gives MTPAHRHHLLETYRDGLLLDTVPFWIRHAVDREAGGFLIALDRDGSVLDTDKGIWPQGRFTWLLSTLYNTVERKTEWLDLAKHGVDFIRKHGFDTDGRMFFQVTREGRPLRKRRYVFSEAFGAMALASYARASGDGRAAEEAVGLFETFIHYANTPGALPPKVYPETRQTKGIGIPMITINLAQTLRDTIDAPGCTAHIDRCIEEIRRDFMKPDRRVVLETVGPKGEFVDHFDGRTLNPGHAIEAAWFILHEARHRNNDPELTRVGLDILDWMWERGWDTEYGGILYFRDIDNRPVQEYWHDMKFWWPHNETIIATLLAYEMTGNEKYARWHQLVHDWAYRHFPDPEHGEWYGYLHRDGRLSVRLKGNLWKGPFHLPRMQWYCWQLLAKSV, from the coding sequence ATGACCCCTGCGCATCGCCACCATCTGCTCGAAACGTACCGCGACGGATTGCTGCTGGACACCGTCCCGTTCTGGATCCGCCACGCCGTCGACCGGGAGGCCGGCGGGTTCCTTATCGCCCTGGACCGCGACGGGTCCGTGCTCGACACCGACAAGGGGATCTGGCCCCAGGGCCGCTTCACCTGGCTCCTCTCCACCCTCTACAACACCGTGGAGCGCAAGACTGAGTGGCTCGACCTCGCGAAGCACGGGGTGGACTTCATCCGAAAGCACGGCTTCGACACCGACGGGCGGATGTTCTTTCAGGTCACCCGCGAGGGCCGGCCGCTGCGCAAACGCCGCTACGTCTTCTCCGAGGCCTTCGGCGCCATGGCGCTCGCCTCGTATGCCCGCGCCAGCGGCGATGGACGCGCCGCCGAAGAGGCCGTCGGGCTATTCGAGACCTTCATCCACTACGCCAACACCCCCGGCGCCCTGCCCCCGAAAGTCTACCCCGAAACCCGGCAAACCAAAGGCATCGGCATCCCGATGATCACGATCAACCTCGCCCAAACCCTCCGCGACACGATCGACGCCCCTGGATGCACCGCCCATATCGACCGGTGCATCGAGGAGATCCGGCGGGACTTCATGAAACCCGATCGGCGGGTGGTGCTGGAAACCGTCGGCCCCAAAGGCGAATTTGTCGACCACTTCGACGGCCGCACCCTCAACCCCGGGCACGCCATCGAGGCCGCCTGGTTCATCCTCCACGAAGCGCGCCACCGTAACAACGACCCCGAACTCACCCGCGTAGGCCTCGATATCCTGGACTGGATGTGGGAACGCGGCTGGGATACCGAATACGGCGGCATCCTGTATTTCCGCGACATCGACAACCGCCCTGTGCAGGAGTACTGGCACGACATGAAGTTCTGGTGGCCCCACAACGAGACCATCATCGCCACCCTCCTCGCCTACGAAATGACCGGCAACGAAAAATATGCCCGCTGGCATCAGTTGGTGCACGACTGGGCGTACCGCCACTTCCCCGACCCCGAACACGGCGAGTGGTACGGCTACCTGCACCGCGACGGCCGGCTGTCGGTCCGCCTCAAAGGCAACCTCTGGAAAGGCCCCTTCCACCTCCCCCGCATGCAGTGGTACTGCTGGCAACTTCTTGCTAAATCCGTGTAA